From a region of the Haematobia irritans isolate KBUSLIRL chromosome 4, ASM5000362v1, whole genome shotgun sequence genome:
- the LOC142234629 gene encoding putative serine hydrolase isoform X1 yields the protein MSDTLSDGRGNVCEEIQIPTQLGYIAGCWYGNRNERPILALHGWQDNAGSFALLAPLLAHHTAILAIDFPGHGRSSHNPPGITYQTMDYVRSIKEVLLYFKWPKVSLLSHSMGAATSYHFAALYPHLVDVMVHIDVIHTRYHSLDMQINFLGYSMDKFLIETERKLAKDGKRPPAYTFERLEEILHEGSEKSIDVNKTKYILRRNIEPTGDGTTYYFSRDGAIKYFQELNTEPGLCLTMAKNLVNIKWLVLKAQNSYHIDENLPVSKEVLGFLKENNPNFQFFTLPSGKHHCHLNNAEMVAEYILPFLKKHRPKERFIVENVGSKL from the exons ATGTCAGATACGCTATCGGATGGCAGAGGGAACGTG TGCGAAGAGATACAAATTCCTACTCAATTGGGTTACATCGCTGGCTGTTGGTATGGCAATCGAAATGAGCGTCCCATTCTAGCTTTACATGGCTGGCAAGATAATGCAGGAAGCTTTGCTCTACTAGCCCCATTACTCGCTCACCACACCGCTATATTGGCCATTGATTTTCCCGGCCATGGTAGATCATCGCATAATCCACCTGGCATAACTTATCAAACCATGGACTATGTTCGTTCAATTAAAGAAGTGCTTTTATACTTTAAATGGCCAAAGGTTTCATTGTTGAGCCATTCGATGGGTGCTGCCACATCATATCATTTTGCAGCACTCTATCCCCACCTGGTGGATGTCATGGTCCACATCGATGTCATACACACTCGCTACCACTCACTGGATATgcaaatcaattttttgggttattCTATGGATAAATTCTTAATAGAGACTGAACGTAAATTGGCCAAAGATGGCAAACGACCGCCTGCATATACATTCGAACGCTTGGAGGAAATATTGCACGAGGGATCGGAAAAATCAATTGATGTgaataaaacgaaatatattttaCGGAGAAACATTGAGCCAACAGGTGATGGTACCACGTACTATTTCTCACGAGATGGAGCCATTAAATATTTCCAAGAACTCAATACAGAACCAGGATTATGTTTGACCATGGCCAAGAATTTGGTTAATATTAAATGGTTGGTGCTAAAAGCTCAAAATTCCTATCACATTGATGAAAACTTACCAGTGAGCAAAGAAGTTCTTGGCttccttaaagaaaataatccaaattttcaatttttcacttTGCCGAGTGGAAAACACCATTGCCATTTGAATAATGCGGAAATGGTGGCAGAATATATACTACCATTCTTAAAGAAACATCGACCTAAGGAGAGGtttattgtagaaaatgttggtagcaAATTGTAG
- the LOC142234629 gene encoding serine hydrolase-like protein isoform X2 — protein MSDTLSDGRGNCEEIQIPTQLGYIAGCWYGNRNERPILALHGWQDNAGSFALLAPLLAHHTAILAIDFPGHGRSSHNPPGITYQTMDYVRSIKEVLLYFKWPKVSLLSHSMGAATSYHFAALYPHLVDVMVHIDVIHTRYHSLDMQINFLGYSMDKFLIETERKLAKDGKRPPAYTFERLEEILHEGSEKSIDVNKTKYILRRNIEPTGDGTTYYFSRDGAIKYFQELNTEPGLCLTMAKNLVNIKWLVLKAQNSYHIDENLPVSKEVLGFLKENNPNFQFFTLPSGKHHCHLNNAEMVAEYILPFLKKHRPKERFIVENVGSKL, from the exons ATGTCAGATACGCTATCGGATGGCAGAGGGAAC TGCGAAGAGATACAAATTCCTACTCAATTGGGTTACATCGCTGGCTGTTGGTATGGCAATCGAAATGAGCGTCCCATTCTAGCTTTACATGGCTGGCAAGATAATGCAGGAAGCTTTGCTCTACTAGCCCCATTACTCGCTCACCACACCGCTATATTGGCCATTGATTTTCCCGGCCATGGTAGATCATCGCATAATCCACCTGGCATAACTTATCAAACCATGGACTATGTTCGTTCAATTAAAGAAGTGCTTTTATACTTTAAATGGCCAAAGGTTTCATTGTTGAGCCATTCGATGGGTGCTGCCACATCATATCATTTTGCAGCACTCTATCCCCACCTGGTGGATGTCATGGTCCACATCGATGTCATACACACTCGCTACCACTCACTGGATATgcaaatcaattttttgggttattCTATGGATAAATTCTTAATAGAGACTGAACGTAAATTGGCCAAAGATGGCAAACGACCGCCTGCATATACATTCGAACGCTTGGAGGAAATATTGCACGAGGGATCGGAAAAATCAATTGATGTgaataaaacgaaatatattttaCGGAGAAACATTGAGCCAACAGGTGATGGTACCACGTACTATTTCTCACGAGATGGAGCCATTAAATATTTCCAAGAACTCAATACAGAACCAGGATTATGTTTGACCATGGCCAAGAATTTGGTTAATATTAAATGGTTGGTGCTAAAAGCTCAAAATTCCTATCACATTGATGAAAACTTACCAGTGAGCAAAGAAGTTCTTGGCttccttaaagaaaataatccaaattttcaatttttcacttTGCCGAGTGGAAAACACCATTGCCATTTGAATAATGCGGAAATGGTGGCAGAATATATACTACCATTCTTAAAGAAACATCGACCTAAGGAGAGGtttattgtagaaaatgttggtagcaAATTGTAG